The Siniperca chuatsi isolate FFG_IHB_CAS linkage group LG9, ASM2008510v1, whole genome shotgun sequence genome includes a region encoding these proteins:
- the nod1 gene encoding nucleotide-binding oligomerization domain-containing protein 1 isoform X2: MGQKEEAKVSCLNILTYHRELLVSRLKSIQCILDNLLASGFVCEEDVEIVQRTVTKTDQVRKILELVQCKGEEACEFFIYIIYKVYDAYIDLQPWLKEINYNPSNDVTVIQVVNTDPISRYCEKLRHDMSRDTCFIMSYSQQEETRLEELYTDTLMELLNDRNESLGFLESLDQLLGDHAVFNTQGEIIYVMGDAGVGKSILLQKLQNLWSKKELQTDTIFFFKFRCRMFSIFKDTEQISLRDLLFKYNCYPDQDPDNEVFDYILRFPEKVLFTFDGYDEIQEDLDLMNVPEVVSPEDKAHPLQLLISLLCGKLLKGSQKVLTARTGIQIQSKVIRKKVALKGFSPAHLKTYIDLHFKEQEHRELVSVQLDASPHLCGLCSTPLFSWIVFKSFRHLHTMHDNFHLPEICITLTDIFLLLSEVFLSRTASLAPSLLKKSTRCASETFKAGLRPLAAFAKLALKGMERGSFICSQEEITVCGLTEEDLPLGFLRPVSEYDASGSPATFEFLHITLQSFLAACALVLDEQDAASSILKFFTECSRKREASCLPFDFCISGSSKPSEKNPFANNEHLQFTNLFLCGLLSKAHTGLMEHLVSPVLLKKKRALLKSYLSTSVKSHLHGLPHYTGEEGVKVHVLPNFLWILRCIFETGSKDIAQMTAKGITSGFIKLGYCNVFSGDCTALNFVLQHRQKLLGLDMDNNNISDYGVKQLRPSFCKMTVVRLCVNQLSDSSIEVLAEELCKHKVVEVLGLYNNHITDVGAKLVAQIIEECPKLRMVKIGKNKITSVGGRYLASAIQKSTSIFDVGMWGNSIGDEGAEAFAEALRHHPRLTNLSLSANGITSKGGKCLAEALKKNSVLRIFWLVQNEMTDDAAAHFAELVQANTGLTHLWLISNQFTVDGIKHFAEALNHNTALKEIW, from the exons ATGGGTCAAAAAGAAGAAGCCAAGGTGTCGTGCCTTAACATCCTAACCTACCACAGAGAGCTGCTGGTGTCCAGGTTGAAGAGTATTCAATGCATACTGGACAACCTGTTGGCCTCTGGCTTCGTCTGTGAAGAAGATGTTGAGATCGTACAGCGAACTGTCACCAAGACAGATCAG GTGCGCAAAATCTTGGAGCTAGTCCAATGCAAAGGGGAGGAGGCCTGTGAATTCTTTATTTACATCATATATAAAGTATATGATGCATACATAGACCTCCAGCCATGGTTGAAAGAAATCAACTACAACCCAAGCAATGACGTAACGGTGATACAAGTGGTTAACACAGATCCCA TCAGCAGATACTGTGAGAAGTTGAGGCATGATATGAGCCGGGACACCTGCTTCATCATGTCATACAGCCAGCAGGAGGAGACCCGTCTGGAGGAGCtatacactgacacactgatggAGCTGTTGAACGACCGCAATGAAAGTCTGGGCTTCTTGGAGAGTCTGGACCAGCTCCTAGGAGACCATGCAGTCTTCAATACCCAAGGTGAAATCATCTATGTGATGGGGGATGCCGGTGTGGGAAAATCCATCCTCCTGCAGAAGCTCCAGAACCTCTGGTCCAAGAAAGAGCTGCAGACGGACACCATCTTCTTCTTTAAGTTCCGCTGTAGGATGTTCAGCATCTTCAAGGACACAGAACAGATCTCCCTCAGAGACCTTTTGTTCAAATACAACTGCTACCCAGATCAGGATCCAGATAATGAGGTGTTTGACTACATCCTGCGCTTCCCTGAGAAGgttctttttacatttgatgGCTATGATGAGATTCAGGAGGATCTAGACCTGATGAATGTTCCTGAAGTGGTGTCACCAGAAGACAAGGCACACCCCCTCCAGCTGCTCATCAGCTTGCTCTGTGGGAAACTACTCAAGGGCTCCCAGAAGGTGCTGACAGCCCGGACAGGGATCCAGATTCAGAGTAAGGTGATCAGAAAAAAGGTGGCTCTGAAGGGGTTCTCCCCAGCTCATCTGAAGACCTACATTGATCTGCACTTTAAGGAGCAGGAGCACCGAGAGCTGGTGTCAGTTCAGCTGGATGCTAGCCCCCACCTCTGCGGCCTGTGCTCCACCCCGCTGTTCTCCTGGATTGTATTCAAGAGCTTTAGGCACCTGCACACCATGCATGATAATTTTCATCTGCCTGAAATCTGCATCACACTCACTGACATCTTCCTCCTGCTGTCTGAGGTGTTCCTCAGCCGCACAGCCTCACTTGCACCATctctgctgaagaaaagcactCGGTGTGCCTCAGAGACATTCAAAGCAGGCCTCAGGCCTCTCGCCGCGTTTGCCAAACTCGCACTTAAGGGTATGGAGAGAGGTAGCTTCATTTGCAGCCAAGAGGAGATCACTGTGTGTGGCCTGACAGAGGAGGACCTGCCCCTGGGCTTTCTTAGACCTGTCAGTGAGTATGATGCCAGTGGAAGCCCTGCTACATTTGAATTCCTCCATATTACCCTCCAGTCTTTCTTGGCAGCGTGTGCTCTTGTGTTGGATGAGCAGGATGCTGCCAGCTCCATCCTCAAGTTCTTCACAGAGTGCAGCAGGAAAAGAGAAGCATCATGTCTGCCCTTTGACTTCTGTATCAGTGGCTCTTCAAAGCCCAGTGAAAAAAATCCCTTTGCAAATAATGAACACCTTCAGTTCACTAATCTGTTCTTGTGTGGACTGCTGTCCAAGGCTCACACCGGCCTGATGGAGCATTTGGTATCTCCTGtgttattaaagaaaaaacgGGCCTTACTAAAATCCTACCTTTCCACCAGTGTAAAGTCCCACCTCCATGGCTTACCTCACTACACCGGCGAAGAGGGCGTGAAAGTTCATGTTTTGCCCAACTTCCTGTGGATCCTGAGGTGCATCTTTGAGACAGGGAGCAAAGACATCGCTCAGATGACAGCGAAAGGCATCACTTCTGGCTTCATCAAGCTGGGTTACTGTAACGTGTTCTCAGGTGACTGCACCGCCCTGAACTTTGTACTGCAGCACCGTCAGAAGCTCCTGGGGCTTGACatggacaacaacaacatcagtgACTATGGAGTGAAGCAGCTGAGGCCCTCCTTTTGTAAGATGACAGTAGTGAG ACTGTGCGTCAATCAGCTGTCTGACAGCAGCATTGAGGTTCTTGCAGAGGAGCTGTGTAAGCACAAAGTTGTGGAGGTCTTGGG GCTTTACAACAATCACATCACAGATGTTGGAGCCAAGCTAGTTGCTCAGATAATTGAGGAATGTCCAAAGCTGCGAATGGTCAA GATCGGTAAAAACAAGATCACTAGTGTTGGTGGGAGGTATTTGGCCAGCGCAATTCAGAAGAGCACTTCTATATTCGATGTGGG AATGTGGGGGAACAGCATCGGCGATGAGGGAGCGGAAGCATTTGCAGAAGCTTTGAGGCACCACCCAAGGCTTACCAACCTCAG TCTCTCAGCCAATGGCATCACATCTAAAGGCGGGAAGTGCCTGGCAGAAGCACTGAAGAAGAACAGCGTACTCAGGATATTCTG GTTAGTGCAGAATGAGATGACCGACGATGCAGCCGCACACTTTGCTGAGTTGGTCCAAGCGAACACAGGTTTAACCCACCTATG GTTAATCAGCAACCAGTTCACTGTGGATGGGATCAAACACTTTGCAGAGGCCCTAAATCACAACACAGCACTCAAAGAGATATGGTAA
- the nod1 gene encoding nucleotide-binding oligomerization domain-containing protein 1 isoform X1: MGQKEEAKVSCLNILTYHRELLVSRLKSIQCILDNLLASGFVCEEDVEIVQRTVTKTDQVRKILELVQCKGEEACEFFIYIIYKVYDAYIDLQPWLKEINYNPSNDVTVIQVVNTDPISRYCEKLRHDMSRDTCFIMSYSQQEETRLEELYTDTLMELLNDRNESLGFLESLDQLLGDHAVFNTQGEIIYVMGDAGVGKSILLQKLQNLWSKKELQTDTIFFFKFRCRMFSIFKDTEQISLRDLLFKYNCYPDQDPDNEVFDYILRFPEKVLFTFDGYDEIQEDLDLMNVPEVVSPEDKAHPLQLLISLLCGKLLKGSQKVLTARTGIQIQSKVIRKKVALKGFSPAHLKTYIDLHFKEQEHRELVSVQLDASPHLCGLCSTPLFSWIVFKSFRHLHTMHDNFHLPEICITLTDIFLLLSEVFLSRTASLAPSLLKKSTRCASETFKAGLRPLAAFAKLALKGMERGSFICSQEEITVCGLTEEDLPLGFLRPVSEYDASGSPATFEFLHITLQSFLAACALVLDEQDAASSILKFFTECSRKREASCLPFDFCISGSSKPSEKNPFANNEHLQFTNLFLCGLLSKAHTGLMEHLVSPVLLKKKRALLKSYLSTSVKSHLHGLPHYTGEEGVKVHVLPNFLWILRCIFETGSKDIAQMTAKGITSGFIKLGYCNVFSGDCTALNFVLQHRQKLLGLDMDNNNISDYGVKQLRPSFCKMTVVRLCVNQLSDSSIEVLAEELCKHKVVEVLGLYNNHITDVGAKLVAQIIEECPKLRMVKIGKNKITSVGGRYLASAIQKSTSIFDVGMWGNSIGDEGAEAFAEALRHHPRLTNLSLSANGITSKGGKCLAEALKKNSVLRIFWLVQNEMTDDAAAHFAELVQANTGLTHLWLISNQFTVDGIKHFAEALNHNTALKEICVKGNQLSEEEEKQFVTEKRLRFN; encoded by the exons ATGGGTCAAAAAGAAGAAGCCAAGGTGTCGTGCCTTAACATCCTAACCTACCACAGAGAGCTGCTGGTGTCCAGGTTGAAGAGTATTCAATGCATACTGGACAACCTGTTGGCCTCTGGCTTCGTCTGTGAAGAAGATGTTGAGATCGTACAGCGAACTGTCACCAAGACAGATCAG GTGCGCAAAATCTTGGAGCTAGTCCAATGCAAAGGGGAGGAGGCCTGTGAATTCTTTATTTACATCATATATAAAGTATATGATGCATACATAGACCTCCAGCCATGGTTGAAAGAAATCAACTACAACCCAAGCAATGACGTAACGGTGATACAAGTGGTTAACACAGATCCCA TCAGCAGATACTGTGAGAAGTTGAGGCATGATATGAGCCGGGACACCTGCTTCATCATGTCATACAGCCAGCAGGAGGAGACCCGTCTGGAGGAGCtatacactgacacactgatggAGCTGTTGAACGACCGCAATGAAAGTCTGGGCTTCTTGGAGAGTCTGGACCAGCTCCTAGGAGACCATGCAGTCTTCAATACCCAAGGTGAAATCATCTATGTGATGGGGGATGCCGGTGTGGGAAAATCCATCCTCCTGCAGAAGCTCCAGAACCTCTGGTCCAAGAAAGAGCTGCAGACGGACACCATCTTCTTCTTTAAGTTCCGCTGTAGGATGTTCAGCATCTTCAAGGACACAGAACAGATCTCCCTCAGAGACCTTTTGTTCAAATACAACTGCTACCCAGATCAGGATCCAGATAATGAGGTGTTTGACTACATCCTGCGCTTCCCTGAGAAGgttctttttacatttgatgGCTATGATGAGATTCAGGAGGATCTAGACCTGATGAATGTTCCTGAAGTGGTGTCACCAGAAGACAAGGCACACCCCCTCCAGCTGCTCATCAGCTTGCTCTGTGGGAAACTACTCAAGGGCTCCCAGAAGGTGCTGACAGCCCGGACAGGGATCCAGATTCAGAGTAAGGTGATCAGAAAAAAGGTGGCTCTGAAGGGGTTCTCCCCAGCTCATCTGAAGACCTACATTGATCTGCACTTTAAGGAGCAGGAGCACCGAGAGCTGGTGTCAGTTCAGCTGGATGCTAGCCCCCACCTCTGCGGCCTGTGCTCCACCCCGCTGTTCTCCTGGATTGTATTCAAGAGCTTTAGGCACCTGCACACCATGCATGATAATTTTCATCTGCCTGAAATCTGCATCACACTCACTGACATCTTCCTCCTGCTGTCTGAGGTGTTCCTCAGCCGCACAGCCTCACTTGCACCATctctgctgaagaaaagcactCGGTGTGCCTCAGAGACATTCAAAGCAGGCCTCAGGCCTCTCGCCGCGTTTGCCAAACTCGCACTTAAGGGTATGGAGAGAGGTAGCTTCATTTGCAGCCAAGAGGAGATCACTGTGTGTGGCCTGACAGAGGAGGACCTGCCCCTGGGCTTTCTTAGACCTGTCAGTGAGTATGATGCCAGTGGAAGCCCTGCTACATTTGAATTCCTCCATATTACCCTCCAGTCTTTCTTGGCAGCGTGTGCTCTTGTGTTGGATGAGCAGGATGCTGCCAGCTCCATCCTCAAGTTCTTCACAGAGTGCAGCAGGAAAAGAGAAGCATCATGTCTGCCCTTTGACTTCTGTATCAGTGGCTCTTCAAAGCCCAGTGAAAAAAATCCCTTTGCAAATAATGAACACCTTCAGTTCACTAATCTGTTCTTGTGTGGACTGCTGTCCAAGGCTCACACCGGCCTGATGGAGCATTTGGTATCTCCTGtgttattaaagaaaaaacgGGCCTTACTAAAATCCTACCTTTCCACCAGTGTAAAGTCCCACCTCCATGGCTTACCTCACTACACCGGCGAAGAGGGCGTGAAAGTTCATGTTTTGCCCAACTTCCTGTGGATCCTGAGGTGCATCTTTGAGACAGGGAGCAAAGACATCGCTCAGATGACAGCGAAAGGCATCACTTCTGGCTTCATCAAGCTGGGTTACTGTAACGTGTTCTCAGGTGACTGCACCGCCCTGAACTTTGTACTGCAGCACCGTCAGAAGCTCCTGGGGCTTGACatggacaacaacaacatcagtgACTATGGAGTGAAGCAGCTGAGGCCCTCCTTTTGTAAGATGACAGTAGTGAG ACTGTGCGTCAATCAGCTGTCTGACAGCAGCATTGAGGTTCTTGCAGAGGAGCTGTGTAAGCACAAAGTTGTGGAGGTCTTGGG GCTTTACAACAATCACATCACAGATGTTGGAGCCAAGCTAGTTGCTCAGATAATTGAGGAATGTCCAAAGCTGCGAATGGTCAA GATCGGTAAAAACAAGATCACTAGTGTTGGTGGGAGGTATTTGGCCAGCGCAATTCAGAAGAGCACTTCTATATTCGATGTGGG AATGTGGGGGAACAGCATCGGCGATGAGGGAGCGGAAGCATTTGCAGAAGCTTTGAGGCACCACCCAAGGCTTACCAACCTCAG TCTCTCAGCCAATGGCATCACATCTAAAGGCGGGAAGTGCCTGGCAGAAGCACTGAAGAAGAACAGCGTACTCAGGATATTCTG GTTAGTGCAGAATGAGATGACCGACGATGCAGCCGCACACTTTGCTGAGTTGGTCCAAGCGAACACAGGTTTAACCCACCTATG GTTAATCAGCAACCAGTTCACTGTGGATGGGATCAAACACTTTGCAGAGGCCCTAAATCACAACACAGCACTCAAAGAGATATG TGTGAAAGGAAACCAGCTctctgaagaggaagagaaacagtTTGTGACCGAGAAAAGGCTGCGGTTCAACTGA